The sequence CGCATATCCAGCACACTGTCGATCGCGACGCCGGCCATCCCGACATCTCCGCCCGCGCGTGGATGGTCACTGTCGTATCCGCGGTGTGTCGGCAGGTCAAAGGCGACGGAAAGCCCCTTCTGTCCTGCAGCCAGATTGCGGCGGTAGAAAGCGTTTGATTCCTCTGCTGTCGAGAATCCTGCGTACTGACGGATTGTCCAGGGTTGCTGGACATACATGGTCAGATAGGGGCCGCGTACAAAGGGTGGAAAGCCCGGAAGGCTGTCAATGCACGGCAGTCCTTCTGTGTCGCAGGACGTGTACAGAGGTTTTACGGGGATGCCTTCTGCCGTCTTCCATACCGCTTGATCAGGTTGGCAGCCTGCTTCGTGCACGAAATGTTCGGCCCATGTTTCGATATTGCCGTTTTGTGCATGTCCGGGTAACGACCCGTCTTCATAAAGGGGAAGGGTGCTGAAATCAGGAATGGATGACATGGGGCCATGCTCCCGCGCGTTGGAGGCAGGCCCGCAGGAAGTCCGGAGCGTGGCTTGTCCGGGACAGAACGGTATCTGCACCAGGCCAGTCCATATGTGTCTCCGTCACGGCGGTGATGTGCCTAATTCCGGTCCGGCGTATACGTTCAGACAAGGATGGCCATAGATCTGGGCTTGTACACAGGCATACATCAAGCTTGGGATGTGCGCCAAGACGGCTTGTTATGGCATCAACGGACTCAGGTCTCCCGCATTCCACAACGTTAAAGCCACCCGATAATAAGACATGCCGGGCAAAAGTCATGGCATCAGAACATCCCTCCGTATACGCCAGAAGAATGGCTGGTCTTTTCCCGGTACGGGCTGCTTGCTCAGACGCATCCTGCAGACTTTCAAACTCTTCTGCTACGCGACGGCATGGCAGTGGGGCAAGGCTTGTTGGTTGGTGATCGCCGGCAAGCCATGCTGTCAGCCCCGACAGACGGGCTGTTTCTGCGGCGTGGAAGAATGCATCCAGACTGTTGGCCTGTACCGTTTCCGGTACAGTGCGTAGACGCGCGGCCACACCCTTGCGCAGGGCATAATGATTGATGCCCTGCTCGGGCATGGATAGCCTGTCAGGGGAAGGAAACCGGTTGACGCCAGTCATCAGGTCTGCATGACAGCCAATAGCCTTGGTCTGTGCTTCCCACGCGGCATCCAGCATCTGTTGTAGAGAGCCATCAAGGAGGCTTGGCAGGATACCCCCGTGTCTTTCCAGCTCCTGGAAGTGCGTCCACGCTGTTTCTGCCATCTGTCGTGTCAGTGTTTCCAAGAACCAAGATCCGCCGGCAGGATCAAGAACACGTCCGATGCCGCTTTCATCGCGCAGGATATGCTGGATGTTGCGCGCAATCCGCCGTGCATCACGGGATGGAAATTGGCTTGCAGCGTCAGGAGGCAGTGTTGTGATACTGCCGGCTCCCCCTAGGACGGCAGCCATTCCGGCAAGGGTTGCGCGCAAGATATTGTTCCACGGATCACGGTGGCACAAAATGCGGCTTGCTGTTATGGCCCGAAGACGCATGCTTGTTGCCGGCCCGGAAGCACCGCAGGCTGATGCAACCCGGGCCCAAGCCATGCGTGCTGCCCTCAGCTTGGCAATGCCTGCAAACAGGTCTGCTCCGGTTGTCAGGACAAAGCAAATGCGGGAGCATGCCTCCTCTACGTCAAGCCCGGCAGCTATCATGGCGCGTAAATAAAGAAGAGCCGTAGACAAGGCGCAGGCGATTTCCTGGCAATCGGTTGCGCCGGCATCAGACCAAATGGTCCCATCCGCCGCAGCAACACCGACATAAGGAAAATGCTGCACGGTTCTGCGCGTGAAGACGCCCAAGTCTTTCAGAGCCTGTTCATGACCTTGTATCAGAAGCCCGGTTCTGGCCAGTATTCCGACCGGGTCGATGTTAAAGGAACCGCTGCATTCATGTGCAGCTAAACCTCGCTTGCGCCAGACGGCTTGCAGAAAGGCAGCCCCCGCCCATGCACCATTCCCCATTTGCAGAGTGACAGGAACAGCCTCCAGAAGAATACCAGCCAGAGCTGTATCCATATCGTCTGCAGTGAACATCAAAACCCCATCGCAGGGCATTGTGTCATCAGTGGATACTGGTTGCTTGTCTGTTCCGCGCTGGGCCGTGGCATCACATTTCAGCAAGACGGATGTGACGCCATTCTCCAGATCTTCAAGGAGCTCTTGGTTTGTAACCTGAAGGTCAGGATGCTTGAATTCTTGCTGGATATCCCAGCCATGAACAACTGCCCCGGAGGCTGCCCCTCCGCGTATGAAGGGAGAAAAGCCCGGTGGGGTAATGTCGGCAACGTCTGTGTTGTGCCTGCCATAAAGCGGCTTGATAGAAAAGCCGTCGTGGAGGTGGGAGGAGAGAGCTTTTTCCGCATCTTCTTGACCCAAGACACGAGCTACCATCTGATACCACAGCGCGGAATCCAAGGTAACAGGGCCAGATCCAGCGTCTGTTATGGCTTCTGCATCCATGGTTCTTTCCATCTCTTTCTTGGTGCTGTTTCGCAGATTCTGGAATTGAGGTTAGTTCACCGGTGTATCAATGTGGTAGCGGTCTCTTATGTTCCCTGCACTATATTCATATACGATGCCGTTGCCTCAAAACGCTATATTCTGTTAATCCATTGCCTGTTTTATCGACCGGATCATATTGATTGCCCGTAAGCAGCAGCTTTCACTGTGTGATACAGTCATCCCGGTCCTGTAGGACGGCTATGAAATACTTTTCTCTTTTTGCCTTGATTCTTTCTTGTTCTCTTTTTCCTGTTTCTGTTTTTGGTCTGCCACTTGATAGTCGGCCTATCAGGGTTGGTTTTGTTTACCCTGGGCAGGTTGGTGCGTTTGGGTGGTCATTTCAGCATGATCAGGGGCGGCGTGCCGTTGAAGAGCATTTTGGCGACAGGGTTATAACATCTTATGTTGAAAGTGTTCCTTCCGGTGCGGATGCAGAGCATGCCCTGTCCTTGTTTGCCCGTCAGGGATACGATCTAGTCTTTGCTGCATCCTTTGATTTTATGGACCCTACACTTACTGTCGCAGCACGCTTCCCGCATACCCGGTTCGAGAATGCGATGGGGTACTTCTCGGCACCCAATGTTGCTGTCTACGGTATCCGTTTTCATGAAGGACGGGCCATTTTGGGGACGATTGCTGCTCATGTGACACGTTCAAACATTATTGGTTATGTCGCAGCATTACCGGTGCCGGAGGTTATACGCGGTATTAATGCTTTCACACTTGCCTTGCGCAGGCTTAATCCTAATGCGGTCGTCAAGGTTATTTTTGTCAACGCATGGTACGACCCTGGCAAGGAGCGCGCTGTGGCCGAGCGTCTTGTCGAAATGGGGGCTGATGTTCTGATTCAGCATACCGATAGCTCCGTTGTCGTGCAACTGGCCGAAGAGCGGGGTGTCATGGTGTTTGGCAAGTCTTCTGATATGAGCCGGTTTGGGCCCAATAGCCAGCTGACTGCCACAGTGGATCACTGGGGCGATTACTATATCCATCGCGTTCAGGCTGTTCTGGATGGAGCGTGGGAGCCTGGTATTTTCCTTGGGGGTGTTCAGTCTAACATGATCCGGATTGCCCCCTTCAGTGCAGCAGTCGGCCCTGCGGCTCGCAGAGATGTTTATGCGATGCAAGATGGCCTTCAGCGCGGAACATTTTTTCCTTTTTGTGGTCCTGTCCGGAATCAAGCCGGAGCCTTGGTTGTTAAGGAGGGGGAGTGTCTGACAGAAGCCCGCATCAGGATCATGAACTGGTTTGTTGAGGGGGTACAAGGTGATCCGGGGTATTAGATGGTTGTTTGGTAGTACTGGGCTGACAGTGTCGTATTTGGTTCTGGTGAAGGCGGGGTTGCCGTAGCGTGCTGTGCCTGATAAGTCACAGGGACAGGCGTTGTGCCATTATCCGTATCCCCCCGATTGCAGGAGAAGAGATTTCATGCCGCGTCGTACCGCCGTATTGAGGACAGATGCCGCACGCCCGTCACTCAAACGTGATACCTTGGTAGAAGTCGCCGAGAGACTCTTCGATCGCTATGGGTTTCACGGCACCGGCGTGGACAGACTGGTTCAGGAGTCCGGGGTTGCAAGGATGACCTTCTACAAACATTTTCCGACCAAGAATGCCTTGGTCCGTGCCGTGTTGGAGCGTCGTGATGAGCGATTCCGCAGCTTTCTAGATAGACATGTCGTCGAACGTTCTGATCCGGCTCAGCCTGAAGTTCTGGCAATCTTCGATGCCCTGGCGGACTGGCTCGATGATGAAGGGGCGCAGGGGAACCTTTTGTTGCGCGCAGTCGGGGAGTTTTCCGGGCATGACGTCAGCATAGCCGGTGATGCTGTGTTTCGCTGCCGTTGGGCGGGTCCATGGTTTGCAGAACGGTTGGGTGAGCAGGGGGTTGGTCAGGCAGATGCACGGGGGTGGGATCTTGCCCTTCTTCTGGAGGGAGCGGTAGCCCTTGCGCCGGTTGTTGGCGGACGTGATGCTGCGGGGCAGGCCAAGCATGCAGCATCTGCCCTGCTGTTATCTTGGAACATAAGTGCGGAGATATAAGGGGTGGAGTACGAATGTATGTCTGCCTGTAAGGAAAGGATAGCCTCGCATGGTTGATGTACTGGATAAAATACCGGCAGCTGAAGCGTTTTCGCGCGTCTTTGAGGGGTTGCCGCGGCAGGGGCCAGGTCTGGACTGTTTCGCGCAATCATTGGCGCTTCGTCTGGGAAAAAGTTTGCCTCACTCTCCCAGAATTGCGGATATGGGATGTGGAAATGGACGCAGTTCTCTTGTCCTAGCCAAGACATTAGGCGCCCGTGTTGTTGCTGTTGACCTGCACCGTCCTTTCCTCGAAGAGCTGGAACGATCCGCTGCTGTAGCGGGATTATCAGAACATATTGATGTTCAGGCCGTTGATATGGTGGGATCCGGTCTGGAAGAGCAGTCTCTGGATGTTGTCTGGTCCGAAGGGGCAGCTTATGTGATTGGTCTTGAGAATGCCCTAGATTCCTGGTGGTCGCTGTTGAAGCCAGGTGGTTTCTTGGTGTTGTCAGACTGGATGTGGTTAACCGCCCGTCCTCCGCATGATGCCGAACAGTTCTGGAAGGCAGCTTATCCCGATATGCAAACAGTCTCGTCTGCAATGGTTCTGGGAATGGGAGCCGGGTATTCGTTTGTCCATGCCGAGATTCTACCCGAAGAGGGATGGTGGCTGGACTATTACGGTCCTTTAGAAAGGCGGGTGGAGGATCTGGAGGCTGACGCCTGTACGGATCAAACCTTGTCTGCTGTTATTGCGGGTGTTCGTGATGAGATTGCAATGCGACGTCTCTTTGCCGGGAGCTATGGATGCGTCTACATGATTCTTCGTCGTCCTGTTACGGGTTCCTGATCATTCCTGTTTTTTTATGATGCCATTGCGGTTTGGCATCGAAAGTAAAAAGGTTGCTTGACGCAGGCTGTAAGACGGACTACAAAGCCGTCCTCCGACAATGGCGGGTGTAGCTCAGTTGGTTAGAGCACCTGGTTGTGGTCCAGGGGGTCGCCGGTTCGAGTCCGGTCACTCGCCCCATTGAAAAAGCCTCTTCGCCATGAAGAGGCTTTTTTGTTTTACCAGAATAGGCGCTGCTGTATCAGATGCAGACGGTAGCCTTTTCAGGCCTGTGGTTGCCCACCGGTATTTCCTTCACCGCTCCCCGAAGGTTGGGGCTGTCCAGCCGTTCCTTGGTCATAGGAGACTTCGAACAGTTCAACGGGATCAGGAACACCTTTGAGTTCCTGCGCCCCGCGAGAGCTGATTAGAAGATCAGTGCTATCGGGAATGAGGGCTTTGGTCGACTCTCCTAGCCATATCTGACCGACACCCGCGCAGGCACATACCCTAGCGGCAATTTGCACCGTTGCGCCAAAGTAGTCATTCTCTTCGACAATTGGATCACCACTGTTCATTCCGATGCGTAGCTTCAGAGCAAGGCGTGGCCATCTGGCAGTATGTTCAGCAGCTTTCTCTTGGATGTTGATCGCGGCTTGAACAGCATCCAGCGCACCATCAAATGTGGCCATAATGCCGTCACCTGTATGCTTGACTTCTTTGCCCCTGTGCATGAGCAACGCATTGCGCACAATGGTATTATGTGCACGTATGATATCCTGCGCTGCGGCATCACCCAGTTCTTGGGTCATGCTTGTTGAATTGGCCATGTCAGTAAACAGGATGGTAACGCCAG comes from Haematospirillum jordaniae and encodes:
- a CDS encoding methylmalonyl-CoA mutase family protein: MDAEAITDAGSGPVTLDSALWYQMVARVLGQEDAEKALSSHLHDGFSIKPLYGRHNTDVADITPPGFSPFIRGGAASGAVVHGWDIQQEFKHPDLQVTNQELLEDLENGVTSVLLKCDATAQRGTDKQPVSTDDTMPCDGVLMFTADDMDTALAGILLEAVPVTLQMGNGAWAGAAFLQAVWRKRGLAAHECSGSFNIDPVGILARTGLLIQGHEQALKDLGVFTRRTVQHFPYVGVAAADGTIWSDAGATDCQEIACALSTALLYLRAMIAAGLDVEEACSRICFVLTTGADLFAGIAKLRAARMAWARVASACGASGPATSMRLRAITASRILCHRDPWNNILRATLAGMAAVLGGAGSITTLPPDAASQFPSRDARRIARNIQHILRDESGIGRVLDPAGGSWFLETLTRQMAETAWTHFQELERHGGILPSLLDGSLQQMLDAAWEAQTKAIGCHADLMTGVNRFPSPDRLSMPEQGINHYALRKGVAARLRTVPETVQANSLDAFFHAAETARLSGLTAWLAGDHQPTSLAPLPCRRVAEEFESLQDASEQAARTGKRPAILLAYTEGCSDAMTFARHVLLSGGFNVVECGRPESVDAITSRLGAHPKLDVCLCTSPDLWPSLSERIRRTGIRHITAVTETHMDWPGADTVLSRTSHAPDFLRACLQRAGAWPHVIHS
- a CDS encoding BMP family ABC transporter substrate-binding protein, which produces MKYFSLFALILSCSLFPVSVFGLPLDSRPIRVGFVYPGQVGAFGWSFQHDQGRRAVEEHFGDRVITSYVESVPSGADAEHALSLFARQGYDLVFAASFDFMDPTLTVAARFPHTRFENAMGYFSAPNVAVYGIRFHEGRAILGTIAAHVTRSNIIGYVAALPVPEVIRGINAFTLALRRLNPNAVVKVIFVNAWYDPGKERAVAERLVEMGADVLIQHTDSSVVVQLAEERGVMVFGKSSDMSRFGPNSQLTATVDHWGDYYIHRVQAVLDGAWEPGIFLGGVQSNMIRIAPFSAAVGPAARRDVYAMQDGLQRGTFFPFCGPVRNQAGALVVKEGECLTEARIRIMNWFVEGVQGDPGY
- a CDS encoding TetR/AcrR family transcriptional regulator; the encoded protein is MPRRTAVLRTDAARPSLKRDTLVEVAERLFDRYGFHGTGVDRLVQESGVARMTFYKHFPTKNALVRAVLERRDERFRSFLDRHVVERSDPAQPEVLAIFDALADWLDDEGAQGNLLLRAVGEFSGHDVSIAGDAVFRCRWAGPWFAERLGEQGVGQADARGWDLALLLEGAVALAPVVGGRDAAGQAKHAASALLLSWNISAEI
- a CDS encoding class I SAM-dependent methyltransferase — encoded protein: MVDVLDKIPAAEAFSRVFEGLPRQGPGLDCFAQSLALRLGKSLPHSPRIADMGCGNGRSSLVLAKTLGARVVAVDLHRPFLEELERSAAVAGLSEHIDVQAVDMVGSGLEEQSLDVVWSEGAAYVIGLENALDSWWSLLKPGGFLVLSDWMWLTARPPHDAEQFWKAAYPDMQTVSSAMVLGMGAGYSFVHAEILPEEGWWLDYYGPLERRVEDLEADACTDQTLSAVIAGVRDEIAMRRLFAGSYGCVYMILRRPVTGS